The following are encoded in a window of Campylobacter concisus genomic DNA:
- the mltG gene encoding endolytic transglycosylase MltG yields the protein MIKNFIKKPYLDIFFDIVAIIFLSIFVYLARPINTSKVVFIPKGSVGEIISYLANRNFNLSVIDKYAILFIGSPQSGWIEIGQDKISRVDFLKKLAKSKAALTEITLIPGETTIVFLNQIAAQLGLDPVKLNSEYNALAPVSDGFLMPNTYKIPISISERHLAFYLVNSSKKAQSEISNKIFGEYNEKKWFKILTIASIIQKEAANDAEMPLVASVIYNRLNKGMRLQMDGTLNYGIYSHDVITAERIRSDMSEFNTYLNDGIPPSPVCSVSISAIKAAINPAKSDYLYFVLDKKAKKHIFSKTLSEHNQNIGK from the coding sequence ATGATAAAAAATTTTATAAAAAAGCCATATTTAGACATTTTTTTTGATATCGTAGCCATCATTTTCCTAAGTATTTTTGTCTATTTGGCACGCCCTATAAACACAAGCAAGGTCGTTTTTATACCAAAGGGAAGTGTGGGCGAGATTATATCTTATTTAGCTAATCGCAACTTTAACTTAAGCGTGATAGACAAATACGCCATACTTTTTATCGGCTCTCCGCAATCTGGCTGGATAGAGATCGGCCAAGACAAAATTTCAAGGGTTGATTTTTTAAAAAAACTTGCAAAGTCAAAAGCAGCTTTAACCGAGATAACGCTAATACCAGGCGAAACGACTATTGTTTTTTTAAACCAGATCGCTGCTCAGCTAGGACTTGACCCAGTTAAGCTAAATAGCGAATATAACGCCCTTGCTCCAGTGAGTGATGGCTTTTTGATGCCAAATACGTATAAAATTCCAATAAGCATCAGCGAAAGGCACCTTGCTTTTTATCTTGTAAATTCATCAAAAAAGGCTCAAAGCGAGATCAGCAATAAAATTTTTGGCGAATACAATGAGAAAAAATGGTTTAAAATTTTAACGATCGCTTCGATCATTCAAAAAGAAGCGGCAAATGATGCTGAGATGCCACTTGTCGCCTCAGTCATTTATAACCGCCTAAATAAAGGCATGAGGCTGCAAATGGACGGCACACTAAACTATGGAATTTATTCACACGATGTGATCACGGCTGAGCGCATAAGAAGCGATATGAGTGAGTTTAATACCTATCTAAACGACGGCATTCCGCCAAGCCCGGTCTGCTCGGTCTCAATAAGTGCGATCAAAGCGGCGATAAACCCTGCAAAGAGCGATTATTTATACTTTGTGCTTGATAAAAAGGCAAAAAAACACATTTTTTCAAAAACC
- a CDS encoding AsmA-like C-terminal domain-containing protein, with amino-acid sequence MEQLYIKLDKKIIARAKQIRLPNFKKESKQKNSDERLLNLSKSVDFIDTIFQEISLENVQIGDDFKLKILFLDDIFFVDSPYLNVDIKFQNEQQDGIDLFSVRNLSFKDFNVSISGEGSADFDKNDYKFEGNFTSHELHGKLNFALKDTFLTYKAYNVEAGSIKNFIDELDRRIELNSEVKSWIYGYIVADDYELKEINGKADLAKNNFYLNDLNATANTKNLLVKFEKGLPAVNVGEANITLKNSKLKFDLISPIYKGKKLDGSSVVINNIFDEKSANLELFIKTKSIYDEAINEILKAYKIIVPVRQLSGKMDASLKILIKLDEKSLENFDEKSVIANGEFKLSDAVLEIAGSKFNTKNALVKLINTTNLSIDATGFGLEFFKANAKADINLQKSTGEIKGVIESFDLKEKNDEILAFKNEPFSAFLDFSKAGETLLKIEPFGLDMSFGSESKISTKNSKFFIESSPVLKQNGVHGFDELSIKSKDFTDLEIFAKEANFDLPFLDKNGSKYENDDLKILVSKAGVKVDSASKKLSLDIKEKAISVKTKDLNLLVLDDNETSEQSTPLELLARNGDIILKDLNKTLPFTSFSAEKNGKSISLNGLAQQGRVGYFNDEKSINLDATDISGEFINDLFGIKSFEGGKFRLKLLGESTKDFKAEVRFFGTYLKDYIFYQKLLSFLNSVPSLLSFKTPDFNDKGFTVKNGKILLTRKGDMIEFLAIEMIGTSADIGGRGTIDLKSKKINIDLELKLLKDASSIIDKIPLVNQIILGKDRSLSTVIAIRGTTDKPEYSTQILQDALLSPLKIIRNVIQAPFLIFE; translated from the coding sequence TTGGAGCAATTATATATAAAATTAGATAAAAAAATAATTGCAAGAGCAAAGCAGATAAGGCTTCCAAATTTTAAGAAAGAAAGCAAGCAAAAAAACAGCGACGAGCGCCTTTTAAACCTTAGTAAAAGCGTAGATTTTATAGATACGATTTTTCAAGAAATTTCACTTGAAAATGTACAAATAGGCGATGATTTTAAACTAAAAATTCTGTTTTTAGATGATATATTTTTTGTTGATAGCCCTTATTTAAACGTGGATATAAAATTCCAAAACGAACAACAAGACGGAATAGATCTTTTTAGCGTTAGAAATTTAAGCTTTAAGGATTTTAACGTCAGCATTAGCGGCGAAGGAAGTGCAGATTTTGATAAAAATGACTATAAATTTGAAGGAAATTTCACCTCTCATGAGCTGCACGGTAAGCTAAATTTTGCCCTAAAAGATACATTTTTAACCTACAAAGCTTATAATGTCGAGGCTGGAAGCATTAAAAACTTCATTGATGAGCTTGATAGACGCATAGAGCTAAATAGTGAAGTTAAAAGCTGGATATATGGATACATCGTTGCTGATGATTACGAGCTAAAAGAGATAAATGGCAAGGCTGATCTAGCTAAAAATAACTTTTATCTAAATGATCTAAATGCCACCGCAAATACTAAAAATTTGCTCGTTAAATTTGAAAAAGGCTTGCCAGCCGTAAATGTAGGTGAGGCAAATATCACGCTTAAAAACTCAAAGCTTAAATTTGATCTTATTTCGCCTATTTACAAGGGCAAAAAGCTTGATGGCTCAAGCGTTGTGATAAATAATATCTTTGATGAAAAAAGCGCAAATTTAGAGCTTTTTATAAAGACAAAATCGATCTATGATGAAGCTATAAACGAGATATTAAAAGCCTATAAGATCATCGTGCCAGTAAGGCAGCTTAGCGGAAAAATGGATGCTAGCTTAAAAATTTTGATAAAGCTTGATGAGAAAAGCTTAGAAAATTTTGATGAAAAAAGCGTCATCGCAAATGGAGAATTTAAGCTAAGTGACGCGGTTTTAGAGATTGCTGGAAGTAAATTTAATACCAAAAATGCTCTCGTAAAGCTCATCAATACGACAAATTTAAGCATCGATGCTACTGGCTTTGGACTTGAGTTTTTTAAGGCAAATGCCAAGGCCGATATAAATTTACAAAAAAGTACTGGCGAGATAAAAGGCGTGATAGAAAGCTTTGATCTAAAAGAGAAAAATGATGAAATTTTAGCCTTTAAAAATGAGCCATTTAGCGCATTTTTAGACTTTAGCAAGGCTGGTGAAACTTTGCTTAAGATAGAGCCATTTGGGCTTGATATGAGCTTTGGCAGTGAAAGTAAAATATCAACAAAAAATAGTAAATTTTTCATAGAGAGCTCGCCTGTTTTAAAGCAAAACGGCGTGCATGGTTTTGATGAACTTAGTATAAAAAGTAAGGATTTTACTGATCTTGAAATTTTTGCCAAAGAGGCAAACTTTGATTTGCCGTTTTTAGATAAAAATGGTTCAAAATATGAAAACGATGATCTTAAAATTTTAGTCTCAAAAGCTGGTGTAAAGGTAGATAGCGCGAGTAAAAAGCTAAGCCTAGACATAAAAGAAAAAGCCATAAGCGTAAAAACTAAAGATCTAAATTTGCTAGTGCTTGACGATAACGAAACCAGTGAGCAAAGCACACCGCTTGAGCTCTTGGCAAGAAACGGCGATATTATTTTAAAAGATTTAAACAAAACACTACCATTTACTAGCTTTAGTGCTGAGAAAAATGGTAAAAGCATCTCACTAAATGGCCTAGCTCAGCAAGGAAGAGTTGGCTATTTTAATGACGAAAAGAGTATAAACTTAGACGCAACCGACATAAGCGGCGAATTTATCAACGATCTTTTTGGTATCAAGAGCTTTGAGGGCGGTAAATTTCGCTTAAAACTTCTTGGAGAAAGCACAAAAGATTTTAAGGCAGAGGTAAGATTTTTTGGAACATATCTTAAGGACTACATCTTTTATCAAAAGTTGCTTAGCTTCCTAAACTCGGTACCATCGCTTCTTAGCTTTAAAACACCTGACTTTAACGACAAAGGCTTTACTGTTAAAAATGGCAAAATTTTACTCACTAGAAAGGGCGATATGATTGAATTTTTAGCGATTGAAATGATAGGAACAAGTGCTGATATCGGCGGACGTGGCACGATCGACCTAAAGAGTAAAAAGATAAACATCGACCTTGAGCTAAAGCTACTAAAAGATGCTAGCAGTATCATTGATAAAATTCCACTGGTAAATCAAATAATACTTGGTAAGGACCGCTCGCTCTCAACCGTCATCGCAATACGAGGCACTACCGACAAGCCTGAATACTCGACGCAGATATTGCAAGACGCCCTGCTCTCGCCACTAAAGATAATAAGAAACGTGATTCAGGCTCCGTTTTTGATATTTGAGTAG
- the hypA gene encoding hydrogenase maturation nickel metallochaperone HypA has translation MHELSIVQNLVSLCEKNATKENAKEISKIEIKVGRLSGVEPHYLQSAFDVYKAGTICENAELVINLQGIVIECLECGFGGELNENDFTCPKCKSQNLKVTDGEDMYLMRLEMK, from the coding sequence ATGCACGAGCTTAGTATCGTTCAAAATTTAGTCAGCCTTTGCGAGAAAAACGCCACCAAAGAAAATGCCAAAGAGATAAGTAAAATCGAGATAAAGGTTGGCCGTTTAAGCGGAGTGGAGCCTCATTATTTGCAGAGTGCATTTGATGTTTATAAGGCTGGCACGATCTGCGAAAACGCTGAGCTTGTCATAAATTTACAAGGCATTGTGATCGAGTGTTTGGAGTGTGGATTTGGCGGGGAGCTTAATGAAAATGACTTCACCTGTCCAAAGTGTAAAAGCCAAAATTTAAAGGTAACTGACGGCGAAGATATGTATCTGATGCGTCTTGAGATGAAGTAA
- the hypE gene encoding hydrogenase expression/formation protein HypE, protein MKKIMLSHGGGGEEMNSLINETIFKIFDNEILRQSNDSAILNLNGKIAFSSDSFVVTPIFFNGGDIGKIAACGTINDLAMVGASAKYLSCSLIIEEGLSIEELEKVLDSLAKTCKDSAVSVVCGDTKVVPKGKCDKIFINTAGIGEIVCEGVELKNLKAGAKILISGDVGRHGGVVLAAREEFELGLDLKSDCKSLKEVALRLFEAGIKPQCMRDATRGGLSAVLNEWAKFSKFDILVFEENIKVEDEVMGVCELFGFEPYELANEGTFVMAVDESQAEEALKILREFDKNAMIIGKVMEAKNERVIIENAYKSRRFLEPPKGELLPRIC, encoded by the coding sequence ATGAAAAAGATAATGCTAAGCCACGGCGGCGGCGGCGAGGAGATGAACTCGCTTATAAACGAGACAATATTTAAGATCTTTGATAACGAAATTTTAAGGCAGAGCAACGACTCAGCGATATTAAATTTAAACGGCAAGATCGCATTTAGCTCTGATAGCTTTGTGGTAACTCCCATTTTTTTTAACGGCGGCGATATCGGCAAGATCGCGGCTTGCGGCACGATAAACGACCTAGCGATGGTTGGAGCAAGCGCAAAATACCTAAGCTGCTCGCTCATCATCGAAGAGGGACTTAGTATAGAGGAGCTTGAAAAGGTGCTTGACTCGCTTGCAAAAACTTGTAAAGATAGCGCTGTGAGCGTAGTTTGTGGCGATACAAAGGTCGTACCAAAGGGCAAATGCGATAAAATCTTTATAAACACAGCAGGCATAGGCGAGATAGTTTGCGAAGGCGTGGAGCTTAAAAATTTAAAAGCAGGGGCTAAAATTTTAATCTCTGGAGATGTTGGTAGACACGGCGGCGTGGTGCTTGCAGCAAGAGAGGAATTTGAGCTTGGACTTGATCTAAAAAGTGACTGTAAGAGCCTAAAAGAGGTTGCTTTGAGGCTATTTGAGGCTGGTATAAAACCGCAGTGCATGCGTGATGCGACAAGGGGCGGACTAAGTGCAGTGCTAAATGAGTGGGCTAAATTTAGTAAATTTGACATCTTAGTTTTTGAAGAAAATATCAAGGTCGAAGACGAAGTGATGGGCGTTTGTGAGCTGTTTGGGTTTGAACCTTATGAGCTCGCAAATGAGGGTACTTTTGTGATGGCGGTTGATGAGAGCCAGGCTGAAGAGGCACTTAAAATTTTAAGAGAATTTGATAAAAACGCGATGATAATTGGCAAGGTAATGGAGGCCAAAAACGAGCGTGTCATCATCGAAAATGCCTATAAATCAAGAAGATTTCTCGAGCCGCCAAAGGGCGAGCTACTACCAAGGATCTGCTAA
- the hypD gene encoding hydrogenase formation protein HypD codes for MDLINDFRDKNLILALSKLIQKESTKPLNIMEICGGHTHSIMKFALPNLVGEHINFVHGPGCPVCVMPKSRIDEACKLASMDNVIFCTLADMLRVPGSKTSLQKLRGEGHDIRALYTPLDALNIAKQNPDKKVIFFAIGFETTTPMSANLVEKVVQGGIKNLYFHINHVTVPAPVRAIMSDENVRIDAFLGPSHVSVITGSKIYKELASEFKRPIAISGFEPLDIMASVLNLVRQQNAGTYEVYNEYARAVKEEGNVKAKELIAKYFEPCDFVWRGLGEIVQSGMKLKDEFAYLDARVQFDCSVDSAGESKACICGQILRGLAKPTECKVFGKVCNPQNPIGSCMVSSEGACAAYFKYARVG; via the coding sequence ATGGATCTTATCAATGACTTTCGCGATAAAAATTTAATCCTAGCCCTTTCAAAACTCATCCAAAAAGAGAGCACAAAGCCCCTAAATATCATGGAAATTTGCGGCGGTCATACGCATAGCATTATGAAATTTGCACTGCCAAACTTAGTTGGAGAGCATATAAATTTCGTCCACGGCCCAGGCTGTCCGGTCTGCGTGATGCCAAAGAGCCGCATAGATGAGGCCTGTAAGCTCGCTAGCATGGATAATGTGATCTTTTGCACGCTAGCTGACATGCTAAGAGTGCCTGGCTCAAAGACAAGCTTGCAAAAACTTCGTGGCGAGGGGCATGATATAAGAGCACTTTACACGCCACTTGATGCGCTAAATATAGCTAAGCAAAATCCAGACAAAAAGGTTATATTTTTTGCCATTGGCTTTGAGACAACGACGCCAATGAGCGCAAATTTGGTTGAAAAAGTGGTGCAAGGGGGCATTAAAAATTTATACTTTCATATAAATCACGTAACCGTCCCAGCACCAGTTAGAGCCATAATGAGCGATGAAAACGTGAGGATAGATGCATTTTTAGGCCCAAGCCACGTGAGCGTCATCACCGGAAGTAAAATTTACAAAGAGCTAGCGAGCGAATTTAAAAGACCGATCGCCATTAGTGGTTTTGAGCCGCTTGACATCATGGCAAGTGTGCTAAATTTAGTCCGTCAGCAAAACGCAGGCACATATGAGGTTTATAACGAGTACGCAAGGGCTGTCAAAGAAGAGGGCAACGTCAAGGCAAAAGAGCTCATAGCTAAGTACTTTGAGCCGTGTGACTTTGTCTGGAGAGGCCTTGGCGAGATAGTGCAAAGCGGCATGAAGCTAAAAGATGAGTTTGCCTATCTTGACGCTAGAGTGCAGTTTGACTGCAGCGTAGATAGCGCTGGTGAGAGCAAGGCTTGCATTTGTGGGCAAATTTTAAGAGGGCTAGCAAAGCCAACAGAGTGTAAAGTCTTTGGCAAGGTTTGTAATCCGCAAAATCCGATAGGATCGTGCATGGTTTCAAGCGAGGGCGCTTGTGCGGCATATTTTAAATATGCAAGAGTTGGTTAA
- a CDS encoding HypC/HybG/HupF family hydrogenase formation chaperone produces MCLSIPSKVIEIDENNVATVETLGVTRKVSLDLISEEVKVGEYVLIHVGYAMQKIDTQFALESLEVYQKIADDMNAGKI; encoded by the coding sequence ATGTGCCTCTCAATCCCTTCAAAAGTAATAGAAATAGATGAAAATAACGTTGCTACCGTTGAAACCTTGGGCGTTACTAGAAAGGTAAGCCTAGACCTTATATCTGAAGAGGTAAAAGTAGGCGAATACGTGCTAATTCACGTTGGATATGCTATGCAAAAGATCGATACGCAGTTTGCGCTTGAAAGCTTAGAGGTCTATCAAAAGATCGCTGATGATATGAACGCGGGGAAAATTTGA
- the hypB gene encoding hydrogenase nickel incorporation protein HypB: protein MCKDCGCSMGNHAHVHTHADGTTHSHQHTHDGHTDHAHDAHEHSHEAHAHPVLNESKTIDVIEKILSENDKEAAHNRAHLDERKILCVNLMSSPGAGKTTLLEATIKAGKFKVGVVEGDLETNQDADRIVKAGAKAYQISTGQTCHLDAFMVHEGLHHLPLNELDLVFIENVGNLVCPASYDVGSHFNAVLLSVPEGDDKVSKYPVMFRAADVLLITKASLAPHFDFDIERVKNDARKLNPKVDIFVIDSKTGEGIDKWISYLEFKKELR from the coding sequence ATGTGTAAAGATTGCGGTTGTTCAATGGGTAATCACGCCCACGTTCACACTCACGCTGATGGCACCACTCACTCGCACCAACACACTCATGATGGGCATACAGATCACGCTCATGACGCGCACGAACATAGCCACGAGGCTCACGCACACCCTGTGCTAAACGAGAGCAAAACCATAGACGTGATAGAGAAAATTCTCTCTGAAAATGATAAAGAAGCTGCCCACAACAGAGCTCATCTTGATGAAAGAAAGATACTTTGCGTAAATTTGATGAGTAGTCCTGGTGCTGGCAAGACCACGCTTTTAGAGGCTACGATAAAGGCTGGTAAGTTTAAAGTAGGCGTTGTTGAGGGCGATTTGGAGACAAATCAAGATGCTGATCGCATAGTAAAAGCTGGCGCAAAGGCTTATCAGATAAGCACAGGTCAGACCTGTCACTTGGACGCATTTATGGTGCATGAAGGGCTTCATCATTTGCCGCTAAACGAGCTTGATCTAGTCTTTATAGAAAATGTTGGAAATTTAGTCTGTCCTGCAAGCTACGATGTTGGCTCACATTTTAACGCTGTGCTTCTTTCAGTGCCAGAGGGCGATGACAAAGTGAGCAAATATCCAGTGATGTTTAGGGCTGCTGACGTGCTTTTAATCACAAAAGCTTCGCTTGCGCCACACTTTGACTTTGATATAGAGAGAGTGAAAAACGATGCTAGAAAGCTAAATCCAAAGGTTGACATCTTTGTGATAGATAGCAAAACAGGCGAGGGCATTGATAAGTGGATAAGTTATTTGGAATTTAAAAAAGAGCTAAGATAA
- a CDS encoding GDYXXLXY domain-containing protein translates to MKIKVLIVAVVFQILLIGIMLGYALMPLYFGQEVRVRVSLYDPRDLFRGNYVDLNYEFSNFHSRNFDENDKDDRYIDQYDERVRDEARVYAVLKPDVNGTYSFSKFSISKPENGVFLAGRYDGYSLVKYGIEHFYMSPDSATNTEDEMREEDVDAYAILMVMDNGKARLKDLIIQKNAQKNSKKLLGDENFDKLDEIRQKE, encoded by the coding sequence ATGAAGATAAAAGTATTAATAGTGGCTGTAGTTTTTCAAATTTTGCTTATTGGCATTATGCTTGGCTACGCGCTTATGCCGCTTTATTTTGGGCAAGAGGTAAGAGTAAGGGTAAGTCTTTACGACCCAAGAGATCTTTTTCGTGGAAACTATGTTGATTTAAACTATGAATTTTCAAATTTTCATTCAAGAAATTTTGACGAAAATGATAAAGATGACCGTTATATCGACCAATACGATGAGAGAGTAAGAGATGAAGCTAGAGTTTATGCTGTTTTAAAACCAGATGTTAATGGCACTTACAGCTTTTCCAAATTTAGTATAAGCAAGCCAGAGAATGGAGTGTTTCTGGCTGGTAGATATGACGGTTACTCGCTCGTAAAATACGGCATAGAGCACTTTTATATGTCGCCTGATAGTGCAACTAATACCGAAGATGAAATGAGAGAAGAAGACGTTGATGCGTATGCGATTTTGATGGTGATGGATAATGGCAAGGCTAGGCTAAAGGATCTAATAATCCAAAAGAATGCCCAAAAAAATAGTAAAAAACTACTTGGTGATGAAAATTTTGATAAGTTGGATGAGATTAGGCAAAAAGAGTAA
- a CDS encoding DUF2157 domain-containing protein codes for MNFLNRIFLTKELDRWQSDGIVDKETAIKIANLYDIDPDAHSDKISFVLKLVAYLFFALAFFTLVGANWEEIPRLGRLALVLFVLGLVNFGGIYYLAKGKENLSTAMFFLGNFCFGAAIALIAQIYNISDEPSGGILLWSIGAFAVSFASKKGVLVAQSLIFATVWFFMIAYQGDFGFGFIIFIALGAYTLYKDDSKWLAFVLFIDIFIYIISFCGYISGFRAIFDYGFLFGLPMVAIVSLSYALLLISISPLLDKFRVGLGVFTKEFGKNFGVFVLLFCLFLFEERNLFELYDEKLWFVKSFFKSNFGFVFILFSVAYFALFFKEKNKSGLLLGALLVSLPFVFSYGPGYANIFFSLANIITAAVLIKKGELKLGLCMIFLVAAVRYFQLIGDYIGATALFMVFAFIVLVVARKGRKK; via the coding sequence ATGAACTTCTTAAATAGAATTTTTCTAACAAAAGAGCTGGATCGGTGGCAAAGTGACGGAATAGTCGATAAAGAGACCGCTATAAAAATAGCAAATTTATATGACATCGATCCTGACGCTCATAGTGACAAGATAAGTTTTGTCCTAAAGCTCGTAGCATATCTATTTTTTGCACTAGCCTTTTTTACGCTCGTTGGTGCAAACTGGGAAGAGATACCAAGACTAGGACGTTTAGCACTTGTGTTATTTGTACTCGGACTTGTAAATTTTGGTGGAATTTACTATCTCGCAAAGGGAAAGGAAAATCTATCAACGGCGATGTTTTTTCTTGGAAATTTCTGCTTTGGTGCAGCGATTGCTCTTATTGCTCAAATTTATAACATTAGCGATGAGCCAAGCGGCGGTATCTTGCTTTGGAGTATCGGAGCGTTTGCGGTTTCTTTTGCTAGTAAGAAAGGTGTGTTGGTAGCCCAAAGCCTTATCTTTGCGACAGTTTGGTTTTTTATGATAGCTTATCAGGGTGACTTTGGTTTTGGCTTTATCATTTTTATAGCACTTGGCGCATATACGCTTTACAAAGACGACTCAAAATGGCTTGCTTTTGTGCTTTTTATAGATATTTTTATATACATCATTTCATTTTGCGGCTACATTAGTGGTTTTAGGGCGATATTTGATTATGGATTTTTGTTTGGACTTCCGATGGTTGCGATCGTGTCGCTATCTTATGCACTTTTGCTTATTAGTATTTCGCCGCTACTAGATAAATTTAGAGTAGGGCTTGGCGTATTTACGAAAGAATTTGGTAAAAATTTTGGCGTTTTTGTGTTGCTATTTTGTCTATTTTTATTTGAAGAAAGAAATTTATTTGAGCTTTACGATGAAAAGCTTTGGTTTGTGAAGTCATTTTTTAAAAGCAACTTTGGCTTTGTCTTTATCCTATTTAGTGTTGCTTATTTTGCACTATTTTTTAAAGAAAAAAACAAGAGTGGTTTGCTGCTTGGGGCGCTGCTCGTGTCGTTGCCATTTGTCTTTAGCTACGGGCCTGGTTACGCAAATATATTTTTCTCGCTCGCAAATATCATAACAGCTGCGGTCCTTATAAAAAAAGGTGAGTTAAAACTTGGTCTTTGTATGATATTTTTGGTTGCAGCCGTGAGGTATTTCCAACTCATAGGTGATTATATTGGTGCTACGGCACTGTTTATGGTGTTTGCTTTCATAGTACTAGTTGTGGCTAGAAAAGGACGTAAAAAATGA
- a CDS encoding Na+/H+ antiporter NhaA, translating to MGFRNFWDFFIGEASGGIFLIVAALVTFIFENIFLSSFYNSFLQIDTRLNFGRSPIQKPLILFVNDSLMAVFFFLLGFRLKREIFKAELRSLAQATLLKIFIIGSILASVFFYILNHNYIFLLKD from the coding sequence ATGGGTTTTAGGAATTTTTGGGATTTTTTTATAGGTGAAGCTAGCGGCGGTATTTTTCTTATCGTTGCTGCTTTAGTGACATTTATCTTTGAAAATATTTTTTTAAGCAGTTTTTATAACTCATTTTTACAAATCGATACAAGGCTAAATTTTGGCAGATCGCCGATACAAAAGCCCCTTATCCTTTTTGTAAATGATAGTTTGATGGCCGTTTTTTTCTTTTTACTTGGGTTTAGACTTAAGCGAGAAATTTTTAAAGCAGAGCTTAGGAGTCTGGCCCAAGCTACCTTGCTAAAAATTTTTATCATCGGTAGCATTTTAGCTTCTGTATTTTTTTATATTTTAAATCACAATTATATTTTTTTGTTGAAAGACTAA
- the nikR gene encoding nickel-responsive transcriptional regulator NikR, which translates to MDSVIRFSVSLPSQLLDELDKKVSEQGYASRSEFTRDLIREKIVSDSWKDASEELIGVLTLIYMHHHNDLVNKKMDIEHSSDVKIICTNHVHVDHHNCLETISIRGEAGKIERFAERIAGLKGVKFSKLTRAAIPRF; encoded by the coding sequence ATGGATAGTGTTATACGTTTTAGTGTTTCTTTACCTAGTCAGTTGCTTGACGAACTAGATAAAAAGGTTAGCGAACAAGGCTACGCTTCTAGGAGCGAATTTACGAGAGATTTGATACGTGAAAAGATCGTAAGTGATAGCTGGAAGGACGCTAGTGAGGAGTTGATCGGGGTTTTGACGCTCATTTATATGCATCATCACAACGATTTGGTGAATAAAAAGATGGATATAGAGCATAGCTCTGATGTGAAAATCATCTGCACAAACCATGTTCATGTCGATCACCATAACTGCTTAGAAACGATTTCAATAAGAGGCGAGGCTGGCAAAATTGAACGCTTTGCTGAAAGGATCGCCGGCTTAAAGGGCGTAAAATTTTCTAAACTCACAAGGGCAGCTATTCCTAGGTTTTAG